A single region of the Nicotiana sylvestris chromosome 6, ASM39365v2, whole genome shotgun sequence genome encodes:
- the LOC138871252 gene encoding uncharacterized protein: MALEKRTIDRHENFKETQVEKSMKETRLVIPEKRKIHISEASSVKRKEVEASKSSDKVEEKVIQRIFVPLENNDTDMYMYSDGIKLFVKKQPIFAPHISVYTNTDIVSELKRTLLQSNTNNWLEGTPNNVFAIHVNGTSLHFILREFALVTGLKCVGNDADFKFSEKVPNWLIETYFGGANLVKKKHLMKCFADKNWGPDNDGDALKIALLYFIHTFIFSSDKSNTTIPRLHFDLVENECYSEYHWGLKAYETMTKSISKKMDAQKKYYRIVGMPLAMQVWFYECCPDVDPKIALQFDNLVPRILNWRTTGNQPNFAYLMNNMFNDKANMKYTVAYTCIQMHIDVAYICIQDTAYICIQMHTAVYTCIQMHTDVAYICIHDTAYICIQMHTIIVYKDIHPTDIELAIIQIPPLGVYVENSPTPPHSDKPGEDSDDFSPTPDLQCKKKHVTSVGPSSSPPYKKRKEHERHPSNTEYQSKIPPVCVSEFGQNVLHHNQLADSKNDKVSSLRKDLNSFKEYVVGEFKSLRTLINDNFKMLSDHLQHNQQNKSLHQRKEPIGRRDDGIDTGVGDNVEEYDKWVRDGLFARHDQRSNLEDHYKKNKSTLHIPLDFGVDQVNSKNWFYLLSFDGKLWDDNNIDVIFYYLRKKGKYNQTNNFKYTTVDCIFKTRIAKIFDKYADTDSNANVAKEEDVVCEYIRGYRLLANVPWHTVDNVLIPVNLKDKLYWVLAVVSFNERCIKVDSQGVDWSIYSAYTDKSHTDPFEVFFISDLPQQKAGSMDCGVHVTAYAEFLSTLGEIPQTIFDSNLLRQRYGALL, from the exons ATGGCATTGGAGAAGAGAACAATAGATCGACATGAAAATTTCAAAGAAACCCAAGTCGAGAAATCAATGAAGGAAACAAGACTTGTCATTCCAGAAAAGAGGAAAATCCATATTTCTGAAGCTTCATCTGTTAAGAGGAAGGAGGTTGAAGCAAGTAAAAGCTCAGATAAAGTCGAAGAAAAG GTTATTCAACGCATTTTTGTACCTTTAGAAAATAATGATACAGATATGTATATGTATTCTGAT GGAATTAAGCTTTTTGTGAAAAAACAGCCAATATTTGCACCGCATATCAGTGTATATACTAACACTGACATAGTCTCCGAGTTAAAGAGAACCTTACTCCAGAGCAATACAAACAACTGG TTAGAAGGAACTCCTAACAATGTATTTGCAATACACGTCAATGGTACTTCATTACATTTCATATTAAGGGAGTTTGCGCTTGTGACTGGCCTCAAATGTGTTGGTAATGATGCCGATTTTAAGTTTAGTGAAAAAGTTCCTAACTGGCTTATTGAGACTTACTTTGGAGGTGCCAATCTTGTCAAGAAGAAACATTTGATGAAATGCTTTGCTGACAAGAATTGGGGTCCCGACAATGATGGTGATGCCTTGAAGATAGCTTTGTTGTATTTCATACACACCTTTATTTTTTCATCCGATAAGAGCAACACAACTATACCAAGGCTACATTTTGACTTGGTAGAGAATGAGTGCTATTCTGAATATCATTGGGGTTTAAAAGCATATGAAACGATGACAAAATCGATTAGCAAGAAGATGGATGCTCAGAAGAAGTATTATAGGATAGTTGGGATGCCCCTAGCTATGCAGGTGTGGTTTTATGAGTGTTGTCCAGATGTTGATCCCAAAATTGCACTTCAATTTGATAATCTGGTCCCCAGAATACTCAATTGGAGAACCACCGGAAATCAGCCAAACTTTGCTTAtctgatgaacaacatgttcaaTGACAAGGCAAATATG AAGTATACAGTTGCATACACTTGCATACAAATGCATATAGATGTTGCATACATTTGCATACAGGATACTGCATACATTTGCATTCAGATGCATACAGCAGTATACACTTGCATACAAATGCATACAGATGTTGCATACATTTGCATTCATGATACTGCATACATTTGCATTCAGATGCATACAATA ATTGTTTACAAGGACATCCATCCAACCGATATAGAGCTTGCCATTATTCAGATTCCTCCCCTAGGCGTTTATGTTGAGAACAGTCCTACTCCTCCTCATTCAGATAAGCCGGGAGAGGATTCAGATGACTTTTCTCCTACACCTGATCTTCAATGTAAGAAGAAACATGTTACAAGTGTTGGTCCATCTTCATCACCGCCCTATAAAAAGCGCAAGGAACACGAAAGACATCCCTCAAATACAGAGTATCAATCCAAGATTCCTCCTGTTTGTGTATCCGAATTTGGACAGAATGTTTTGCATCACAATCAGCTGGCAGATTCCAAAAATGACAAAGTATCTTCTTTAAGGAAAGACCTAAATTCATTCAAAGAATAT GTTGTGGGAGAGTTCAAGTCTCTGAGAACATTGATCAATGATAACTTTAAGATGCTTTCTGACCATCTTCAACACAATCAGCAAAATAAAAGTTTACACCAGAGAAAGGAACCCATAGGGAGACGTGATGATGGTATTGACACAGGTGTCGGGGATAATGTTGAG GAATATGACAAATGGGTTCGTGATGGTCTTTTCGCTAGGCATGATCAGAG AAGTAATTTGGAAGACCATTACAAGAAGAACAAGTCAACACTTCATATACCATTGGATTTTGGAGTTGATCAAGTTAATTCAAAAAATTGGTTTTACCTTCTATCGTTTGACGGAAAGCTATGGGATGACAAC AATATTGACGTCATATTCTACTATCTGAGAAAGAAGGgaaagtacaatcaaacaaacaacttcaAGTATACAACTGTTGATTGTATATTCAAGACAAGAATAGCTAAAATCTTCGACAAGTATGCTGATACAGATAGTAATGCTAATGTAGCCAAAGAAGAGGATGTGGTATGTGAGTACATAAGGGGATACCGATTGCTAGCTAATGTACCTTGGCATACTGTTGACAATGTCTTGATACCAGTCAACTTGAAGGACAAACTATACTGGGTATTGGCTGTTGTCTCATTCAACGAGAGATGTATCAAAGT AGATAGTCAAGGCGTAGATTGGTCTATTTACTCAGCATACACTGACAAGTCACATACTGATCCCTTTGAAGTTTTTTTCATATCAGATCTGCCTCAACAGAAAGCTGGGAGCAT GGATTGTGGGGTGCATGTTACGGCATACGCAGAGTTTCTGAGCACTCTTGGTGAGATTCCACAAACAATATTTGATTCTAATCTACTCCGTCAAAGATATGGTGCTCTCCTATGA
- the LOC138872073 gene encoding uncharacterized protein, producing MAWYHTVSRLFIGNPVHQVDGRYVSYAGRHEALEIGLHTVYRMGQQMQSYVHDPVIMQDYSRCIMDVAAQALQRGRSDQRLAHQPDYVDPATYQRGRGMPRGGGRRAAAAPRRPAGVGRRGRGRRGGPQQGGFEAPADDVAADMGGGMHETDMPSYSLGIYDTPGTSQVTPSGQFLIMGSDFQGVELGRYFPGPSTTDESRPIRDFDSGHRLSYGSSSHAQASCDAATDDYIQDPDTIMPSTGPDSTTDTCHPVPHPAIRRRLDDDDPDSVPGRQGMRLRPTATLRHTGCGTH from the exons atggcatggtaccacactgtttcccgactttttatcgggaacccagttcatcaggtagatggtcgatacgtctcatacgccgggagacatgaggctctg gagattggattgcataccgtatatcgtatggggcagcagatgcagagttatgtccacgaccCTGTGATCATGCAGGACTATAGTCGTTGCAtaatggatgtggctgcccaggcactgcagcgaggccgatcggatcagcgtttggcacaccaGCCAGATTATGTTGACCCAGCCACATACCAGCGAGGTCGTGGTATGCCAAGGGGTGGTGGCCGACGAGCTGCTGCTGCTCCACGACGACCTGCTGGTGTTGGACGACGCggtcgtgggcggagaggaggtccccagcaagggggctttgaggctcctgctgatgatgttgctgctgatatgggaggtggcatgcatgagaccgacatgccgtcttacagccttggcatttatgacactccagggacgtcgcaggtgaccccatcgggtcaattcttgatcatgggctcggattttcaaggagtggagttgggtagatatttccctggcccgtctaccactgatgagtctcgaccgatccgagattttgatagtgggcaccgactgagttatggcagctcatcacatgcgcag gcttcatgcgatgctgcgacagatgactacattcaggatccagacacgattatg ccttctactggacctgacagcaccaccgatacatgtcatcctgtgccgcatccagccataaggagacgacttgatgatgatgatcctgatagcgtacccgggcggcaggggatgcgcctcaggccaacggctactttgagacacaccggatgcgggacacattga
- the LOC104216925 gene encoding uncharacterized protein — translation MADLIVLLRHSGKWNDECNYVDFSIEGILIKEYVSFNDLVASISNQLGIDLSSKSIKIQYKLEGNCTPMEIHNDMGYRVLNQGNIVQIDEAVQRYDSDTDDTLALDFVNSGEAIGVFELDKDLIISKTNQREVMAGQMYKDKATLKEVMENYSISQRFQFRVDRSNAVSYALLCISEYCEWRFKASSFNKLELFKVREFIDNHTCPLKDKVYEQRQASSSLIGGMIRPKLTNHKRKYTPKDIIDDVKSDLGVDVSDMLAWRAKEKEMNFLRGKPADSYKKLPGYLYTMDMTYPGSHIRMVKSPNNEFMYVYISLYAFIKGFDHCRPIVVVDGSHLKSYYTGTFVSASTLDGAGHILPLAYCVIDSENDVAWTWFFEQFKIAYGDRENMCIVSDRNESIIKSVSRVYPNVPHFACLWHLWNNVYKKFKKSHAKLSEIYFSMAKTYIQAEFDSLVEKVDIRVKEYLELAGYKK, via the exons ATGGCAGATTTAATAGTGTTGTTGCGTCATTCTGGCAAGTGGAACGATGAGTGCAATTACGTCGATTTTTCAATTGAGGGAATACTGATAAAAGAGTATGTGTCCTTTAATGATTTGGTTGCTTCAATTTCTAATCAACTGGGCATAGATTTGAGCTCAAAGTCCATTAAAATTCAATACAAATTAGAAGGAAATTGCACGCCAATGGAAATACACAATGATATGGGTTACAGAGT tttaaatcaaggcaacaTTGTGCAAATAGACGAAGCAGTTCAAAGGTACGATTCCGATACAGATGATACACTGGCTCTAGATTTTGTCAATTCAGGAGAAGCAATTGGGGTGTTCGAACTGGACAAGGATTTGATAATTTCAAAAACTAATCAAAGGGAGGTTATGGCTGGACAAATGTATAAGGATAAGGCTACATTGAAAGAGGTAATGGAGAATTATTCTATATCTCAAAGGTTTCAATTCCGAGTTGATAGGTCTAATGCTGTCAG CTATGCATTATTATGTATTTCAGAATATTGTGAATGGAGGTTTAAGGCTTCAAGCTTTAACAAATTAGAACTATTCAAAGTGAGAGAGTTCATTGATAACCATACATGTCCGCTGAAGGACAAGGTGTATGAGCAGCGACAGGCAAGTAGCAGCCTTATAGGTGGTATGATTAGGCCTAAGCTTACTAATCATAAGAGGAAATACACCCCAAAggatattattgatgatgtgaaatCAGATTTAGGTGTAGATGTTAGTGATATGTTGGCGTGGAGGGCTAAAGAAAAGGAAATGAATTTTTTGAGAGGTAAACCGGCTGATTCATACAAAAAATTACCAGGATACTTATATACAATGGATATGACATATCCAGGTTCCCACATCAGGATGgtaaaatcgcccaacaatgaATTCATGTACGTGTATATATCTTTGTATGCCTTTATAAAGGGGTTTGATCATTGTAGACCCATTGTTGTTGTGGATGGAAGTCACCTAAAATCTTACTACACCGGGACATTTGTTTCGGCAAGCACGTTGGATGGTGCAG GTCATATATTGCCACTAGCATATTGTGTTATTGATTCAGAGAACGATGTTGCTTGGAcgtggttctttgagcaattcaagatagCATACGGTGACAGGGAAAACATGTGCATCGTTTCAGATAGAAATGAGAGTATCATTAAATCTGTATCGAGAGTGTATCCAAATGTACCGCATTTTGCTTGTCTATGGCATCTATGGAACAACGTATATAAGAAATTCAAAAAGAGCCATGCCAAGTTGAGCGAGATATACTTCTCGATGGCAAAAACATATATACAAGCTGAATTTGACAGTCTGGTGGAGAAGGTAGATATTAGGGTGAAAGAATACTTAGAGTTAGCTGGATACAAAAAGTAG